One Actinomycetota bacterium genomic window carries:
- a CDS encoding trimethylamine methyltransferase family protein, whose protein sequence is MPTMAGRTIRHIEHTRRIDILSEQELEDIREASLEVLGRTGIEVRSERMLKELGKAGAVIDESIGRARFPRDVSLGALAQVPLNLPLSSREPGLDLTLDGTRGYLGVDGNAAEVLDLETDERRASNKSDCETATRIGDALPQVGYIWQPASAREFPVPIEPLNNFQANLHNTGKHVCMMTAVTPEQARAVVEMATIAAGGEIDLRERPIVSAFQCSVSPLVYDGGPLEAAVEFANAGVPCGFMVMPILAATAPISRAGTLVISNAEVLAGVISLQLLAPGARTFFGSCATTMDMRSGAALCGGPEDLVFQMGNAQLARSYGLKSMIGTFASGSKSADWQAGAENALSGFASWISGVDLFSGAGLLYAARVFSHAQLVLDAELFDLVASTAEGVRSTAPEELAVEVIDAVGPGQHFLDQEHTLERMHDVWPSKYFSRNSWEEWEAEGRPVPKQKATDEAKRLIAEHEAHPLPDGAADAIQKVIDDFEEEHVR, encoded by the coding sequence ATGCCCACCATGGCCGGCCGCACGATCCGCCATATCGAGCACACGCGACGCATCGACATCCTGAGCGAGCAGGAGCTCGAGGACATCCGTGAGGCGAGCCTCGAGGTACTCGGTCGGACCGGCATCGAGGTGCGATCCGAGCGGATGCTGAAGGAACTCGGCAAGGCCGGCGCCGTGATCGACGAGTCGATCGGGCGGGCACGCTTCCCCAGAGACGTGTCGCTCGGCGCGCTCGCCCAGGTGCCGCTCAACCTGCCGCTGTCCTCACGCGAGCCCGGGCTCGATCTCACGCTCGATGGCACGCGGGGTTACCTGGGGGTCGACGGTAACGCCGCCGAGGTGCTCGACCTCGAGACCGACGAGCGCCGAGCCTCGAACAAGAGCGACTGCGAGACGGCCACGCGGATCGGCGACGCCCTGCCGCAGGTCGGCTACATCTGGCAGCCGGCATCGGCGCGCGAGTTCCCGGTGCCGATCGAGCCGCTGAACAACTTCCAGGCCAACCTGCACAACACCGGCAAGCACGTCTGCATGATGACGGCGGTCACGCCCGAGCAGGCCCGCGCGGTCGTCGAGATGGCCACGATCGCGGCCGGCGGCGAGATCGACCTGCGTGAACGTCCGATCGTGAGCGCGTTCCAGTGTTCGGTGTCCCCGCTCGTCTACGACGGCGGGCCGCTCGAGGCGGCGGTCGAGTTCGCGAACGCCGGCGTGCCGTGCGGGTTCATGGTGATGCCGATCCTCGCCGCGACGGCGCCGATCAGCCGGGCCGGCACGCTCGTGATCTCCAACGCCGAGGTGCTCGCCGGCGTGATCTCGTTGCAGCTGCTCGCCCCGGGCGCCCGCACGTTCTTCGGGTCGTGCGCGACCACGATGGACATGCGATCGGGCGCCGCGCTCTGCGGTGGTCCCGAGGACCTCGTCTTCCAGATGGGCAACGCGCAGCTCGCGCGCAGCTACGGGCTGAAGTCGATGATCGGCACGTTCGCGAGTGGCTCGAAGTCCGCGGACTGGCAGGCCGGGGCCGAGAACGCGCTGAGCGGTTTCGCGAGCTGGATCTCCGGTGTCGACCTGTTCTCCGGCGCTGGCCTGCTCTACGCTGCCCGCGTGTTCAGCCACGCCCAGCTCGTGCTCGACGCCGAGCTGTTCGATCTCGTCGCCTCGACGGCCGAAGGGGTGCGGTCGACCGCCCCCGAGGAGCTCGCCGTCGAGGTGATCGACGCGGTCGGGCCGGGGCAGCACTTCCTCGATCAGGAGCACACGCTCGAGCGCATGCACGACGTCTGGCCCTCGAAGTACTTCAGCCGCAACTCCTGGGAGGAGTGGGAGGCAGAGGGTCGCCCGGTCCCGAAGCAGAAGGCGACCGACGAGGCGAAGCGCCTGATCGCCGAGCACGAGGCCCACCCACTGCCCGACGGCGCTGCCGATGCGATCCAGAAGGTGATCGACGACTTCGAGGAGGAGCACGTCCGGTAG
- a CDS encoding B12-binding domain-containing protein, translating to MSEELLEILRVNLMGAKKEPALEATQMLVDQGVDPVIILEQGMAAAMFELGERWKRGEVFLPEVVASATLFKRCNEIVEPALLAKGGARKGELVVTATVKGDLHDLGKNMVGAMLKTVGFEVHDLGKDVPTEKIIDAVKELSPAIVGLSALLTTTVPQQKVVIEALEAEGLRDTVKVMVGGAPVTEEWATSIGADGFAPDAPEAVQKALELVGRGANEAEAVLGGV from the coding sequence ATGTCCGAGGAACTGCTCGAGATCCTGCGGGTGAACCTGATGGGCGCGAAGAAGGAACCCGCGCTCGAGGCCACCCAGATGCTGGTCGACCAGGGAGTCGACCCCGTGATCATCCTGGAACAGGGCATGGCCGCGGCCATGTTCGAGCTGGGAGAGCGCTGGAAGCGCGGCGAGGTGTTCCTGCCCGAGGTCGTCGCCTCGGCCACGCTGTTCAAGAGGTGCAACGAGATCGTGGAGCCTGCGCTGCTCGCGAAGGGTGGCGCGAGGAAGGGCGAGCTCGTGGTGACCGCCACGGTGAAGGGCGACCTGCACGACCTCGGCAAGAACATGGTCGGGGCGATGCTGAAGACCGTGGGCTTCGAGGTGCACGACCTCGGCAAGGACGTGCCCACCGAGAAGATCATCGATGCGGTGAAGGAGCTGAGCCCCGCGATCGTCGGCCTGTCGGCCCTGCTCACCACGACGGTCCCGCAGCAGAAGGTCGTGATCGAGGCGCTCGAGGCCGAGGGTCTGCGTGACACGGTCAAGGTCATGGTCGGGGGCGCCCCGGTCACCGAGGAGTGGGCCACTTCGATCGGCGCCGACGGGTTCGCCCCCGACGCCCCCGAGGCCGTGCAGAAGGCGCTCGAGCTGGTGGGCCGCGGCGCCAACGAGGCGGAGGCTGTGCTCGGCGGCGTCTGA
- a CDS encoding acyl-ACP desaturase, producing MTSANGAGAPRMSNEAILHELMPQVGSALDRHVATTSEWMPHDYVPYEEGRNFIKEPWQAADSRLPDVAQTALEVNLLTEDNLPYYHLSLWRTFGDEEAWGEWVRRWTAEEGRHAIVLRDYLTVTRGVDPTLLEQGRMDQALRGWYPEFAEQGPLDGVVFTTIQELATRISHRNTGASTDDGSAEKLCSRVATDENLHYVFYRDMAVSAIELDPDAMVEAMHRQITNFAMPGAGIPGFREKAKAMAQAGIYNLRIHHDQVLRPILDKHWKLADLHGLSDRAKRLRDEIYVYVARLDRVASKLGEPLGPVRGDLSSDPIGTA from the coding sequence ATGACGTCAGCGAACGGAGCGGGCGCACCCCGCATGTCCAACGAGGCGATCCTGCACGAGCTGATGCCCCAGGTGGGCTCCGCTCTCGACCGCCACGTGGCCACCACCTCGGAGTGGATGCCGCACGACTACGTGCCCTATGAAGAGGGCCGCAACTTCATCAAGGAGCCCTGGCAGGCCGCCGACTCACGGCTCCCCGACGTGGCGCAGACGGCTCTCGAGGTCAACCTGCTCACGGAGGACAACCTTCCCTACTACCACCTCAGCCTCTGGCGCACGTTCGGCGACGAGGAGGCCTGGGGAGAGTGGGTCCGACGCTGGACGGCCGAGGAGGGCCGTCACGCGATCGTGCTGCGCGACTACCTCACGGTTACGCGTGGCGTCGACCCCACGCTGCTCGAACAGGGACGCATGGATCAGGCGCTCCGCGGCTGGTATCCGGAGTTCGCCGAACAGGGGCCGCTCGACGGGGTCGTATTCACCACGATCCAGGAGCTCGCGACCCGCATCTCCCACCGCAACACCGGTGCGAGCACCGACGACGGGTCGGCCGAGAAGCTGTGCTCGCGCGTCGCCACCGACGAGAACCTGCACTACGTCTTCTACCGCGACATGGCGGTGAGCGCGATCGAGCTCGACCCGGACGCGATGGTCGAGGCGATGCACCGCCAGATCACGAACTTCGCGATGCCCGGCGCGGGCATCCCGGGCTTCCGCGAGAAGGCCAAGGCGATGGCGCAGGCCGGCATCTACAACCTGCGCATCCATCACGACCAAGTGCTGCGGCCGATCCTCGACAAGCACTGGAAGCTCGCCGACCTGCACGGCCTCAGCGACCGCGCGAAGCGTCTGCGAGACGAGATCTATGTGTACGTCGCGAGGCTCGACCGGGTCGCGTCGAAGCTCGGCGAACCCCTCGGACCGGTGCGCGGTGACCTCTCCAGCGACCCGATCGGCACGGCCTGA